CCCGCGCGGCGATGTCGCGGACGGGCGCGTCGACTCCGACGGTACGGAAGGCCGCAGCGGCGGCCTCCAGCAGCGTCGCCTCGTTGCGGCGGGCGTCGGCCCGCTTGCGTGGGGTCGGCGACGCCGAATCACCGTCACGGTCGATCATCGCGCCGTCATCTCCGATCACCCTTGGCAAACGGAACCGAGTTCCGTATAGTTCTTAGCGGAACCGAGTTCCGTTTGGTTCATGATGCCAGACCCCGGCCGCCGCCGTCACCCTGTGGAGGAACACCATGCAGTACCGCACCCTCGGCCGCACCGGCGTGCAGGTCAGCACCCTCGTGCTCGGCGCGATGAACTTCGGCGCCCTCGGCCGGACCAGCCAGGACGAGGCCACCGCGATCGTCGACGCCGCCCTCGACGCCGGAGTCAACCTGATCGACACCGCCGACCGGTACAGCCAGGGCGAGTCGGAGGAGCTGGTCGGCCGGGCCATCGCCGGTCGCCGCGACGACATCGTGCTGGCCACCAAGGCGACCCTGCCGATGGACGACACGCGCAACCACCGGGGCAGCTCACGCCGCTGGCTGTACACCGCGCTGGACAACAGCCTGCGCCGCCTCGGCGTCGACCACGTCGACCTCTACCAGATCCACCGGTGGGACCCGACGACCAGCGACGAGGAGACGCTGTCCGCGCTGACCGACCTCCAGCGGGCCGGCAAGATCCGCTACTTCGGCTGCTCGACCTTTCCCGCGTACCGGATCGTGCAGGCCGAATGGGCCGCCCGGGAACACCGGCTGAGCCGGTACGTCACCGAACAGCCCAGCTACTCCATCCTGCAACGCGGCATCGAGACCCACGTCCTGCCCGTAACCGAGCAGTACGGGCTCGGCGTGCTCGCCTGGAGCCCGCTCGCCTCGGGCTGGCTGTCGGGCGCGGTCCGCGCCGGCCGGGAGATCACCACCCACCGCGCCGACGTCCTGCCGCAGCGCTTCGACCTCACCGTCGAGGCCAACCGGGCCCGACTCGACGCCGTCGAGCAGTTGGCCAAGGTCGCCGACGAGGCCGGACTGACGCTGATCCAACTCGCGCTCGGGTTCGTCACCGCGCATCCCGCCGTGACCAGCGCGATCATCGGTCCCCGGACGACGGACCACCTGCGTAGCCAGCTCGCGGCCGCCGACACCGTGCTTCCCGCCGACGTCCTCGACGCCATCGACGCCATCGTCAGCCCCGGCGTCGACCTCGCCCCGGAGGAGAAGAACGACACGCCGCCGGCCCTGCTCGACCCGGCACTGCGCCGACGCTGAACACCGCCCCCGCAGCTGCCGGTCGCCCCGCCCCCGGGACCGGGGGGCGGGACGACCGGCAGCTGCGGGGGCGGTCAGTCGGTGGTGAAGGCGAGCAGGTCGGCGGTGAGCCGGGCGGAGTGGGTGACGGCCAGGCCGTGCGCGGCCCCCGGGTACACCAGGAGCTTGCTGTCCGGGATGTCCCGGGCGGTCCGCTCGCCGCAGAGTGCCAACGGCGCGGCCAGGTCACGGTCGCCGTGGACGACCAGGGTCGGTACCGTCACCGCCCGCACGTCCTCGCTCAGATCGGTGGTGTACAGGGTGCGGTACACCTCGACGTTGGCGTGCAGGGAACACTCCAGGGAGAGCTGACAGATCCACTGGACCATCTCGGGGGAGAGGGGAAGATCCGTCGCCGTCCCCGGCGCGCCGACGAGGAAGGGCGCGGCCGTCTCGGCCAGCAGGCGCGGCCGGTCCGCCTGCAACGCGGCCAGCAGGCCCTCGACCACTTCCGGGGGCACGCCGTCCGGGTTGCCGGGCGACTGCAGCAGTACCGGTGTCGTCGAGGCGACCAGCATCAGTCGGCGTACCCGCTGGGCACCGTGCCGGGTCAGGTAGCGGACCGCCTCACCGCCACCCATCGCGTACCCCACGAGGGTGACGTCGCGCAGGTCGAGATGCTCGATGAGCTGGTGCAGGTCGTCGGCGAGGGTGTCGTAGTCGTAACCCCGCCACGGCCAGTCCGAGCGGCCGTGGCCGCGCCGGTCGTAGCGCACGCAGCGCCGGCCCCGGGCCACGAGCCCCGGTACGTGGGCGTCCCACCACCGGATTCCCATGCTGGCGCTGGAGAGGAAGACGACAGGGTGTTCCCCGTCGGTGTCGGCGTAGAAAAGGGCGGTGCCGTCGCTGGCGGACACGTAGGGCATCTCGGCTCCTCCCGTCACCACGTCACGGGTAGGGACACGACGCCGTGGAAGACGGTGCCCCGGCGGAACAGGTCTCCCGGGTCGTCGGTGGCCAGCCGGAGCGTGGGGAACTGCCGGAAGAGGAACGTCAACGCGGTGGTCATCTCCTGGCGGGCCAGGGGAGCCCCCAGACAGTAGTGCGGACCCTTGCCCCACTGGAGGTGCTCGCCGGTGTCGCGGTGCACGTCGATCCGGTCGGGGGCGGGGAAGACCGCCGGGTCGTGGTTGCCCGCCGGGATGGAGATCACCACGGCGTCCCCGGCGTGCATCTGCCGCCCGCCCAACTCCAGATCCTCCAGCACCAGCCGGACGATCGCGTCCTGGGAGATCGACCAGAACCGCATCGACTCCTCGAGGAACTGCGGGATCAGTCGGCCGTCGTCGGCGAGCACGGTGTCCCGGAGCCGGTCGTCACAGAGCAGGCTGAGGATGTTGAGTGCGATCTGGTTGGTGGTGGTCTCGTGCCCGGCCACCAGGACCAGTCGGGCGATCCCGACCAGCTCGTCCCGGGTGATCTCGCCGGTGGCCAGGTTCTCCACCGCGAGTTGACTGATCAGGTCGTCCTGCGGCTCCCGCAGTCGGCGGTCGGCGAGTTCGCCGAGGTAGGCGGTCATCTCCTGGTAGGCGGCGAACGCCGCGGCGAGGTCGTCCTGGGAGATGGTCACCCGGGTCTTCTCCACGAAGAAGGCCGAGTCGGCGTCCGGTACCCCGAGCAGCCGGGCGATGACCAGCGTGGGCAGCTTCCGGGAGAAGGCGTCGTGCAGGTCGGCGGGGCGGTCGCGGGTGGCCAGGTCGGCCAGGAGCGTGGTGGTGAGTTCCTCGATCGCCGGGCGGAGCGCGCGCGCCCGCCGCGCGGTGAACTGGGAGGTGATGAGGCCACGGAGCTTGGCGTGCTCCGCCCCGTCCATGCGCAGGAAGGACGAGGGACGCTCGCCCGGCGGGATCTGGATGCGGACCGGGGCACCCGGCAGGAGTTCGTCGGCGCTCAGCCGGGGGTCCATCAGGGCCTGCTGGACGTCGGGGTGCCGGGTGACGAGCCAGCCACGTCGTCCCTCGGCGGCACCCGCCGGCAGCATCACCGCGCACGGCGGTGCTTCGCGGAGCTTCGCGAGGATCGGCGGTACGGTGCCGTCCTGCGGTCGCGGGAACGGCCAGTCCAGTACGTCTGGTTCGGATGCCAGAGTCACGGGCTCTCCTCTGCGTCTCAATCTGACGACGGTGGCAGAGCCAAATCTCGCATATCGTACTGACGCATCCCTGACAGTTGCACAACGCAATTATCGCCCGGTTGGGCGAAAATGCGAGCAGGCGGCATCGCCCGGGGTCGGATGCTATTCCGACCCCGGGCCCGGATATCATCTCAATCGGCCGGTAAACCGACGAATCTTCCCATTGAAGTAGCCGCGTAGTCGAAGAACTCGTCCGGTTCCTCCGCGAATCCCTGGACGTGGCCGTACACGGCGAAACTCACCATCCCGAGGAACTGGGTCCACGCCACCAGCATTCGAGCGATGACCGGTTGTGGCAACCCGGCAAGCAGGCCGTTGCCCAGGTTCTCCACGTTGCGCAGCATGCCTACCGAGAGTTGCGGGTCGTCGTCCCGCCGCTCGGTGAGCCGGCCGGCCTCCTGGGCCCGGCGGAGCAGGTTGATCAGGATCACCGCGGTGCGGGCCCCGACCAGCATGGTCTCCGGCGGTGCGCTGTAGCCGGGCCGGGGCGGACCCCAGATGAGCGCGTACTTCTCGGGGTTGGCCTGGGCCCAGATCCGGACCTGCCGGCAGGTGGACACCCACTGTTCCAGCAGCCCACGCTGCTCGGCCCGGGCCTGCTCCGCACCGCCCTCGGCGTGCGCGCCCATCTCCTGGTACGCCTCGATCACCAGGGCGGTGAAGAGCGTGGACTCGTCCGGGTGCAGGCTGGTGACCTCTTCGGCCGGTACCCCCGCCGCCGCGGCGAGGTCCTGCGGTCGCAGCACTTCGGGGCCGACCAGGGCGAGCCTGGCGTACGCCTGCTGTCTGATCAGGTCCGGTACCGACTGGGATTGGATGCCGTTCATGCGGTTGGTTTCGCCTTTCTCGGGTCAGACGTGCACAGGACGACGTCGGGGCAGCAACTGGATCAGGAGACCGATCGCCACCGTGAACGCGACCAGCCAGACCAGGCCCTCCAGGAACGCCGGCGGGTACGCGCCCGGGTCGGTCCGCGAACCGAGGGCGTTGTAGAAGACGACACCCACGATCGCCACCCCCACCGCGCCGCCCACCTGCTGCGACGTTGCCAGGACACCGGCCGCCGCACCGGCGTACTCGGGGTTGATGTTGGTCAGCACCGTGTTGGTGAGCGGTGCCAGCACCAGCCCCATACCGGCGCCGGCCAGGGCGAAAGCCGGGATGAGCACGCCCGCGCCGTCGACGACGCCGATCCGGTCCACCATGAGGTAGGTCAGGCCCAGCCCGACCAGCATCACCACCGCGCCGATGGTGAGCACGTGGCGACCGATCCGGGCGGCGATCGGCTCGGCCAGCAGCGAGGCGACGAAGTACCCCACGCCGATCGGGGTGAAGATCAGGCCGGACTCCAGCGCGCTCATGCCCCGCCCGGCCTGCAGGTAGATGGCCAGGAAGAGGAAGAACGACCCCATCAGCATGTTGAACAGCACCGTGACGACCAGCCCGACACTGAAGGCGCGCTCCCGGAACAGCCGCATGTCGATCAGCGGCCCTCCGTCGCGTGCGCCGAGCCGGCTCTGGTGTCGGGCGAAGGTGATCAACAGGGGTACCGCCGCCGCCAGCGTGATCCAGGTCCACAGCGGCCAACCCCGCTCACGTCCCTCGACCAGCGGCAGCACCAGCGCGACGAGCCCGGCGGCGATCAGCACCGTGCCGACGAAGTCCAGCCGGGTACGGGTCGTGGCCCGGGACTCCGGCACGTAGCGCAGTGCGAGCGCGATGGTCAGCAACCCGATCGGGACGTTCACCAGGTAGCAGTTCCGCCAGCTCAGACCCAGGATGTCGGCCTCGATCAGCAGACCGCCGACGAGCTGGCCGCTGACCGAGGCGAGCCCCAACGTCACCGCGTAGGCGGTGAACGCGCGGGCCCGGGCGGCCCCGGTGTACACCACACCGAGGATGGCCAGCCCCTGCGGCATCATCAGCGAGGCCGACAGGCCCTGGACGATCCGGGCGCCGACCAGGAACTCGGCCGAGGGGGCGAGGCCG
Above is a window of Micromonospora yangpuensis DNA encoding:
- a CDS encoding MFS transporter, producing MSETITPPTAVERDVSAPSAQPGGKPRWIVMPVILAATFMVALDFFIVNVAIPSTQRELGASPAAIQFIIAGYWLSLATGLIICGRLGDLYGRKRIFLVGLACFTAASAACGLAPSAEFLVGARIVQGLSASLMMPQGLAILGVVYTGAARARAFTAYAVTLGLASVSGQLVGGLLIEADILGLSWRNCYLVNVPIGLLTIALALRYVPESRATTRTRLDFVGTVLIAAGLVALVLPLVEGRERGWPLWTWITLAAAVPLLITFARHQSRLGARDGGPLIDMRLFRERAFSVGLVVTVLFNMLMGSFFLFLAIYLQAGRGMSALESGLIFTPIGVGYFVASLLAEPIAARIGRHVLTIGAVVMLVGLGLTYLMVDRIGVVDGAGVLIPAFALAGAGMGLVLAPLTNTVLTNINPEYAGAAAGVLATSQQVGGAVGVAIVGVVFYNALGSRTDPGAYPPAFLEGLVWLVAFTVAIGLLIQLLPRRRPVHV
- a CDS encoding TetR-like C-terminal domain-containing protein — protein: MNGIQSQSVPDLIRQQAYARLALVGPEVLRPQDLAAAAGVPAEEVTSLHPDESTLFTALVIEAYQEMGAHAEGGAEQARAEQRGLLEQWVSTCRQVRIWAQANPEKYALIWGPPRPGYSAPPETMLVGARTAVILINLLRRAQEAGRLTERRDDDPQLSVGMLRNVENLGNGLLAGLPQPVIARMLVAWTQFLGMVSFAVYGHVQGFAEEPDEFFDYAATSMGRFVGLPAD
- a CDS encoding alpha/beta fold hydrolase, coding for MPYVSASDGTALFYADTDGEHPVVFLSSASMGIRWWDAHVPGLVARGRRCVRYDRRGHGRSDWPWRGYDYDTLADDLHQLIEHLDLRDVTLVGYAMGGGEAVRYLTRHGAQRVRRLMLVASTTPVLLQSPGNPDGVPPEVVEGLLAALQADRPRLLAETAAPFLVGAPGTATDLPLSPEMVQWICQLSLECSLHANVEVYRTLYTTDLSEDVRAVTVPTLVVHGDRDLAAPLALCGERTARDIPDSKLLVYPGAAHGLAVTHSARLTADLLAFTTD
- a CDS encoding aldo/keto reductase, encoding MQYRTLGRTGVQVSTLVLGAMNFGALGRTSQDEATAIVDAALDAGVNLIDTADRYSQGESEELVGRAIAGRRDDIVLATKATLPMDDTRNHRGSSRRWLYTALDNSLRRLGVDHVDLYQIHRWDPTTSDEETLSALTDLQRAGKIRYFGCSTFPAYRIVQAEWAAREHRLSRYVTEQPSYSILQRGIETHVLPVTEQYGLGVLAWSPLASGWLSGAVRAGREITTHRADVLPQRFDLTVEANRARLDAVEQLAKVADEAGLTLIQLALGFVTAHPAVTSAIIGPRTTDHLRSQLAAADTVLPADVLDAIDAIVSPGVDLAPEEKNDTPPALLDPALRRR
- a CDS encoding cytochrome P450; the protein is MTLASEPDVLDWPFPRPQDGTVPPILAKLREAPPCAVMLPAGAAEGRRGWLVTRHPDVQQALMDPRLSADELLPGAPVRIQIPPGERPSSFLRMDGAEHAKLRGLITSQFTARRARALRPAIEELTTTLLADLATRDRPADLHDAFSRKLPTLVIARLLGVPDADSAFFVEKTRVTISQDDLAAAFAAYQEMTAYLGELADRRLREPQDDLISQLAVENLATGEITRDELVGIARLVLVAGHETTTNQIALNILSLLCDDRLRDTVLADDGRLIPQFLEESMRFWSISQDAIVRLVLEDLELGGRQMHAGDAVVISIPAGNHDPAVFPAPDRIDVHRDTGEHLQWGKGPHYCLGAPLARQEMTTALTFLFRQFPTLRLATDDPGDLFRRGTVFHGVVSLPVTW